CAACATCGCCGAGGTGGAGGCCTACGAGGCCAACGAGGCTAGGCAACAGGCCTGAGCtttggaggaggaggaggatctTTTAAGCTACAACACCCATATGATAACACAACCTAAACAAATTATTACTTAGAATCGATTTATACATACACAGAGCCATGCCTACAAGTCTAGATCTGGTTACCACTGGTTAGCAGGACACACACCCACTCCGGGTGGATATATCATCATTGGCCAAGCGAGTTTAGCAAATTATAGACCCTAGTAAGGAAGCGTAACGAAAATGTACCTAGAACGCAATCAAAAGCGATCGACGAAATTGTGACAAATACGTGAAATGTATTAGCCTCGAGGGCGGATTGAAAGGATACGGAGAGATTGGATCGGTACACGCGCACAGACACACTGCGGCATTCCAagtacatattttatatatatgctcTTAAACTCTATTCTAACAATTAATGTATAGAACGGATTCAGAACGAAGCTATTTACAGCAAAAACAACCTGAGGGCGGAAAACATGGCAACTATCAGCATGCGTAAGAGAAACAAGTAAATTAATCTAAATGTTCTTTAAACTACTTACATGTATTAAACGCGAATTTGTGATCTTTAGCAGTGTGATCTTTATTGGTTGGGCTGCCACTGGCAATAGTATTTTCGACTAGAGTATACTTTAAGTTAACTAATCTAAAACAAACAGCTTAATCTAGAAGAACGGCTTGCACAAGGCAATGGTGTGATCCACTCCGTAGGCCACTTTGGTGACCTTTCCGTTGATGGCCGCCTTAAAGGGAAAGAACTGGTCCTTCTTGTGTCCCAGCCCCAGATGCCCGAACCTGTTCTTGCCCCACATGAAGAGATCTCCGTCCGAGTTGACGGCGCCCATGTGAAACACTCCGCATCCGATGGAAACCACTGTGGTTTCGTTGCTGAAGTCATTTCGTCCGAATAAAGGCGGCAACAGATGCTGCGGCTTGGATGTTTGCTCCACGAAGGGTCCGAAGCCGAGGATGCCAAAGCCCCAGGTGTACACCAGACCCTGGTCGTTGAGGGCCATGCAAAATGAGCCTCCCGCAGCCACATCCTTGATTTTCCCGATGGACTTCGTTAGTTTGAGAGCTCTAGGGATATTTATTTGGGTTTCGGCCAGCTCTGAGTCATCTAGCTGTCCGTACTCAGAATTGCCCCAGCCAAAGGCATCGCCCGCCTCGTTAAGGGCCAAAACGCAGTCCGAGGAGCAGCTGAGCCGCACAATCTTCTCCTTTTCCACATCTCCTCCAATCAGGGTTATCTGCCCGGCGGTGTGGTAGTTTCCCTGACCTGTTTGACCATCCGCACCCCAGCCACATGTGTAAATGCGTCCCTTTTTGGTAAGAAACATGCTGTGGTCCTGGCCGCACTCCACCTGGACCACCTCATCCTCCTTGCCGCATATATCTTCCTGCGATATCCTGTGGATCAGGGCACTCTTGCTGTACCGCTCCTCCTCTATGATGGAGCGGCCACATTGGCCGTACGAATTGTTTCCCAGGGTGAAAATGGTTCCGTTTTGGGTCAGAACCACCAGGTGAGCTCTACCCGCCGACATGCTCTTCACACGCATGTCCTCGTCTGTTTCTCCCTGAACTCTCGGCAGTTTAATGGCTGTAGGATAAATGATCACGTCAAGGTTGGCCGGATCATTGGGATTTCCCTTCACCTGGAAACCCAGTTGGGAGTCGGTGTTCAAACCGCTGCCAAAGAGCGTCTCTCCGTCATCTCTATTCACGGCGTAGACCGTGAACCCGTAGCCGGCGGCCACATCCGTgatttcgttgttgttggagAACTGCAAGCGGGTGGGATGGTGCACCATCTCCGTGTAGCGTTCCTTGGCCTTCTTCACGTTGGTCTGGAGACCGAGAGCGCCGGTTTCCTGAAAGCCCCACACGTAAACTCGGTGCTCATGGCTGTCCGTCGTCTTCGGTGAGTACTCCTTGATCTTCGACTTGTCCTGCGCCAGCACACCCCTCTTCGCCTTGGCGGTGTACGACCTGCTGATGCCAAGCACAATACCCCGAGTTTTCAGCATGGTATTTCGGGTTAAACCAACCATGTAATCCAAAATCATAACAAAAACGCCACCCGATATCGATAGACCCGATGACCGGACAAGTGCTGCACAGCGCGCAACGTGCTTATCGATAGTTCGCTAAGAAAAACCGCTGATACGCCACCTGACAGCCCTGGTCGTGGTCAATCGCTATCGCCTTCCGCACATCGAAATCGGATGGGCGACGTGAAAGAAACGGCTCCGgcaaaatcattaaaatttaattagttaacCGCAAGAGAGCGCTGCAAAattgtgcaaacaatttgccaCTTAACGCAGTTAACGTGTGCGGTAATCAGAAGCGTGGAAAAGCGTTTATTTGTCAggatttgtgtgtttttcaaTCGCGGCAGCAgcatatgtacacacacacaggctcACCCCCgccccactcacacacacacactcacgcctAGGTGTATTATAATTAAAGTTGTGTTTTAAGTGTGTGTAAAGTGCAATAGCCCAGTGGAAAGTGGAAGTGATATAGAGTGCGTTCCAGGAGTTCCAGGAGCAGTGTCTTATCCCATGTCTTCCACTCCCAAATCCTGAGGATTGCCAAGGGTTAAGACCGAGAAATACGGACTCCGACTTTCCGGATaaggatacggatacggataagGAGTGCCAGGATAAGGAGATCCAGGAGGAATATAGGAGTTGCCAGTCCAACCGCTTCGTCTCCGGTAGGTACACACAAAATATTCGGCTGCTCCTTTTTAGCTCCTGTTCGAATCTCTCACGGCTCTCTCTCTcggctctctctctctctctcttgacCTGCGCTCTCTCTCTTTATCTCGCCCTCGTCACCTGGTGGTGCGTAGTCCTTTGGCTCGGTCCACCACCCGCCCAGTGGGCGGTGCTGCAACCCTTAGCCCTCCGCTTTCCATCACCTTTTTTTGGGTAACCATGGTCGTGTTTACGGCAAACTGTGCCACcgatatatatgtgtgtacatatgtacccTTTCCCTTGTCTAGATAGATGAAACAGATAAATCGTGAAGATGCTTCACTTACCATAAATCTATAATATGTTCATTGCTCAAATACTACTATAGTAGGTACTTGTGTTTTTCAAAAGCCTGTGCCAGGTACAAAAGCTTGTACTCTTAACAACACTGGGAACGAGTCCTGCCATCCTTTGCAGGACGAGAAGTCCACCCTCTCGCTGCCAAAAAGCCACCACCTCGCAGAGATTTTGCGCAGCATCTCTAAACGAAACGGCCGGCAAATGTCGCAAACTCCCTCggcaacaaaagccaaaaaaaaaatacaaaatacaaaaaacaaaaccgaaaccgaaaccccATTCGAATCCCATTCCCCAGCAAAAGCATCTACTTAATCAACCCGGGCGGGAGTGGACTCCCAGCTCCCTGAATGAGTGATCTTATGTAAACAGGCTGCCCTTTGCCTCCCACGCCCCGAGATCCAGATAAGAGTGCCCCACTTTCAGTTCCTCCATGGCTGCCCCATCCATCCACCGAAGTCGTAACTCAATGTTATAGACCCAAATGCTCCCGTTTCGGGGCCACCAATTCGTTCGTGATGGCTTTTCTTGGGGACCAATGACTATACTCCCTCGTCTGGAACCGATCTTCAACCAATACACAGACACAGCACGGGGAAACAAACTTTCCGCCTCATAAACTTGTGGGCTTGTCCCCCAAGCACGTGCAACTCTTTCTTTCTCTCAGCGAAAAGACGAACTGCTGTCAGGAAAACAATGAACGAGTGCACCggaaaaaaacataaatgttTGTCATACGGGAAGCTAAGAAATCATACCACAAAgaattctttaaaaatatatattcatttattgcAGTAGCAGTAGGGAATCTTATCAAATCATAGttcataatatattttttgacaATTTCTCCGCGCTAACGAACTTATCAGCAAGTTCCTTCCGATTTCTTCGGATTTTATCAGCAGTGTAATGTCAATGTCTCGGCTGTTGGGCTTATGCAAGcgcaaacaataacaaaacaatCACCAAGCCAAAGAAATCCAAACACCGATCCGAATCCAACGGTGGTGCATTTCAGTTCATtggcagccagccagccagccaggcgTTTCATGTTTACCAAGTCCCCAAGcgaaccgaactgaaccgCCCCCTTATCACTccagcatttgcataaatataaTCTTTTTCGGGTTCTTTCTCCGTTTCTATCTGGGTTCGGTTACGGTTTCACTCCCGCTTTCTCCTCTCAAAAAATAGGGAAAACACACAGACAATTCGCACAACAGTGAATCACTTTGCGACCAATGCTTCGGTTAAACAGGTACTTCTCCGTATCTCTAGCTAACGCAAAAACCTTTGACTAATCGATggtaaagtaaacaaaaacactcGTTATCACATGGAGATTATTATGGCCAAAATTCGAACAGGAAGCACGATTAGAAGTTTACCggcaaaacaaatttatgcaTTGCCTGCATTTCTTATTATATACGTATGGGTCAGTTGCTAATAGATATTGCACCGAAATGCCAGAATTGAATGGCATTAGAGCTCTCGAAAACACTTTCAGCTGACTCAGCCTCTCGTGTATGACCTAACAGTCATTGAAAAGCGAAACCAAGATTGGCCTAGAGTCAAAGACCGAGTAGAGCGTTTTCTCAACGTGGCCCACacttattgatttttaattatccAAAGATGGCCCTCGGCTATGACATTGACTTTGATTTTGTTGGCTCGCCAACCTGGCCAACGAACTCGGGAAGCCTCTCTAGAGATCTCTGGCCGAAATAACCTTCTGTGCCGCCCGCTAACTGCCTTATGTCACTCGGTAAATCTCGGTTAAGAAACCAATTTCCCAATACCCCCGACCATTCACGTTCGTGACTCATTGCGGTCGAATGTCTCAGTTGATTTCTGTGTCTTTCTTGGCCTGAAATGGCCCGGATTTTGAGTCTCTGGTTCTCCAGCCTCGGTGAGGCTGCCCCGTTGAACAAATCAATACCCGATGGCCACTTATTCGCTCGCCTGGCAATTGGATTCAATTGAGTGGAGTCAGTCGGAGGCAACTTTCACTTGCACAGATTTTAATTGCCCCACAACTGGAATGGCCAGATCCCTCAGCCCCCATATCCATCTCCCGCTCAtattatcatcatcatgatCATCACAACACAAACACTTCACTCATTCATCTTCATCGCCGGCTCGCTGaccccaaaaacaaacattcaTCTCTCGGCTAATTTTGAGTTGATTTCCTATTTGGTATTTCGAGTTTGAGTACTTGCATTGTATTTTTTAAGCTAATCATTTTTACGCTCTTTAGCTTCTTCAGTGCGAAACAATTAAGCCTAATTTGCATATATCATTTGCtctctttttctttctttcttcgtTCGTTGCTTATGTTATTGCGTTGCTTATGTTTACTTTGCCACGCCTACGCTTCCGCCCACGCTCACGCCCATTCGCCCCCTGAAACCACGCCCACAGCAATTATGCATTGGCTAGAGGCGATTTGCAGCAAGCTTAGAGTGCCAGCGAGCAACTGCAACACATAACCAAACCATCAAAGACTTGTTGTTCATCAACTCCAACCCCAACTCCAAGTCCACCAACACTGAGCCACCGCCTCTTGCCTCCAGGAGCATCACCAGGAGCATCAGGGCAGTcccagctggaggagcaggaaTCCCCCCgcggcggaggagcagccagTCTGGAATGTTGGAACACCCCCAGCGGTTTGTGCGCAACATCCCCGACTCCTCAGCCAGTTCGCAGCAGtatccgcagcagcagcagcatccgccACAGCTGCCGCAGCACCAGAATCTGAATCTCAACCAGAATCAGAACCTGAACCAGAATCAGATCTACCAGTACCGTCCCCAGGTGCCCGTGCCCGTTCCCGGCTCACCTGCCCATCACCAGCGGCACTCTTCGCTctcccagcaacagcagttgcaCCACCACCGCACCCtgtccaccgcctcctcctgCAGCGCCCAGCACAAAAGTGTGACCTTCGGCCAGCCAGCGCTCGACTGCGGCGGCAACGGCAGCGGAAGCGCCAACGGAAGCGGTAGCGGCAACTCCTCCAGTGGCAGTGCCGCCGGCAACGCTGGAACCCAATCAATGGCGGGCAACATGAAGCACGGTGAGCAACTGCAACACAATAACCTCACAGCGAGAAGAGCATTGGGTGTAGTAAAAGGATCTAGGATTTGTATGCTAATGAATTTGTGGTTCTATCATACTGGCCCATTTTGCTTTTCTAACTGTGTGTGCACTTGGTACTCTTCTAACCTGTTCCTGTTAATCACTCCGCAGGCAAATCTCAGGACGACGTCTGCTACGTGGTAGCCAAGTACGACTATGCGGCGCAGGGTGCCCAGGAGCTGGATCTGCGCAAGAACGAGCGCTACCTGCTGCTGGACGACTCCAAGCACTGGTGGCGCGTCCAGAACAGTCGCAACCAGTCCGGCTACGTGCCAAGCAACTATGTGAAGAAGGAGAAGCCCTCGCTCTTCGACAGGTGCGTCAGATTCCTGGCCCGACTAAACCTAAGCGTTCTTCTTGCTCTGATTTCAGCAGAATTAAGCCCTCTATacctgtatctgtatccgtatccgtagatgtatctgtatctctatcGCGTTCAAATACCCGCCTCCACCTTTTGCTTTGGCTATCGTAATTTAACTTATAACTGCTTTCggcttttgtattttgtatttcaaaacaacaaattcgTTTTGATTTCGTTGTCTGTCGAGCCCCACTTGCCCCTAAAAACTAAAGATCCACTAACACCCAAACCAACTAGGGCTAGTCTAACCCACTTTAAACCGCCAATGAAATCTAACCATAAAACTTCATCCCAATACTGATCGTGAATATTTTGATTTACGATTTCTGTGCAGCATTAAGAAGAAGGTGAAAAAGGGCTCCGGATCGAAGACACTGCCTAATTGTTCGCCTTCGCGACAGGTCGAGAGTCCAACCATGTCGCGCCGACTTCCCCCAGATCCCGCAGAGGCCATCGGAACGGCTGTGGTCAAGTATAACTATCAGGCCCAGCAGCCCGATGAACTTTCGCTGACCAAGGGCACACGAATCCTCATCCTGGAGAAGTCCAACGATGGATGGTGGCGTGGACAGAGCGGCAATTCCGTCGGCTGGTTCCCCAGCAACTACACAACGGAGGATTGTGATAACGACGGCGAGATCCACACCTACGCAATGGCCGAGAACGTGCTTGATATTGTGGTGAGTAACTGGACGTGTTctcaaaataaacattcaCATCATCTATGAGAGGTTGTCATTATTGGCTAATAAcaactattttcaaatatatagGTCGCGCTGTACAGCTTCACGTCAAACAACGACCAGGAGCTCTCGTTCGAGAAGGGCGATCGCTTGGAGATCGTGGATCGGCCCGCCTCCGATCCGGACTGGTACAAAGCTCGCAACAATCAGGGCCAAGTCGGTTTAGTTCCACGCAATTATCTCCAAGAGTTGAACGACTACCTGGCCACGCCCTATCGTAATGCGAGTGCCAGTgcaggaaacggaaatggaggAGGAAGTAATGGCGGCGCAGGTGGTGGCGGAGGAAACGACTCCATGGAGCGGCGCAATGAGGGTAATAAGCCGGCGGCGCAATCTTCCGGCCAGCCAATCGAGCGGCCAAATCTGGCGGGCAAGTCGTGGTATTATGGAGCCATCACCCGCAGCCAGTGCGACACGGTGCTCAACGGCCACGGGCACGATGGCGACTTCCTCATCAGAGACAGTGAGACTAACGTAAGTGGAATTCGCAATTGAAGTGCCATAACATAGTTCCGCCCGAATTCTTTGAGAGTGTATAAACGAATTCATCCTTTCTTGCAGATGGGAGACTATTCGGTTTCGTTAAAGGCCCCAGGGCGCAACAAGCACTTCCGCGTGCACGTGGAGCAGAACATGTACTGCATTGGGCAGAGGAAGTTCCACTCGCTGGACCAACTGGTCGATCACTACCAAAGAGCGCCCATCTACACGAATAAGCAGGGCGAAAAGCTGTATCTGGTGCGATCGCTGCCGAAGGCCAATGGCACGTAAGCAGGTCCAGGACTGGAGCAGAGAAATCTCAGCATTCATATTACCCGTATTCAACAACACACATATGCAACACAAAGATATACCAAGGCTAACTTGTAGGCAGCTCAGCTCAGCGCGACGTGTAGTTCAATATAGTTCGGTTTGGATATTTAATTATGGACTCAGTTTTGGATTAGATCAGACCAGCGTGTGTATATAGATCGGTTGGTTCAACGCGACCCGTACGTATAGCCACGGCCAAAGGACCTTTTTGTACTTTTATATAATtgaattaactaaattaacgCTTAATTACCGCATTGGCTATGTTAACGAGGAACGAGAAACTCAAGAACTCATCATTGCATTCGATTCAATTTGAGCAAATCTAGATGTCAACATGCAATAcattacatatttacataccGTACATGTGCACATATTATACTATATTCTAAAGCAAAGTTGTAGCTTCCCTATGTACACAGAGAAAAGAGGCCGCTTTTAATCAGAACACTCGAACATGTAATATGAgatatatgatatgatatgatatgatatgatgtCTATTATCCACGCGTTAACCATAAGCAAAATGTGTACGATCGTAACCAATTCGCATAGATATCGATTtcgtgtatgtacatacataggtGAGACATCCTGATCCTGGATCCAGGCCACTCAACCCACAAAGCCAGAGTGAGGAAAACGCTCCTACAgtcatttttgttatttatccATTTAATTATCGACTACGACATAACcacgcaaaacaaaacaaatacacTTGATATCTCCGCGCGGAGTCTGCTCCCCGCATTATTATAAACATAATCTAATCGTTTGCTGGCGTGGAGGAGGGCGGCGACTTATACGCGTATAAGCCATACTGTACAGTTGATGCAATGCTAACCTAGGCACTCTTTCATCTCTAGATATACGTGTACTCTTATTTACGATACGATTACGATTACGAGTAGAACGCAGCGATTCCAGCTTtaacttttgttttgaattattgctattatttgtttttctaagTTTACGGTTCATTATTACAATTgcgattattattttgtttttatttagctCTAGGAAAGTAATTAGCGAAGGAACGGAACGATAGAAAGGAGTGGCTGCCAGTTAAATGACTTTCGACTTTCTTTCCCAtgcgaatttttaaattataaatctaCATTATACGACTACGTAacataaaacttaaataatttatggtAATTTAAACAATTGCTAAACCAACTAGTACTAAAGACGAAGAGAACAAACTAGAAATTATACCGAAAcggaaatgaataaaaatacaTTCAAATAAACCAAACGGCCTGCTTTTGTTACTTACCCATTGAAATTACCATCagtagcatacttttcggaGTCTGTGATTCCATTCTGGAGTTTGGAGATGCTTCTGGTTAGAAACACGGCAGTCCTGCACCCCAATCTCCTAACATGTTAGATTGCTACATTGCCATTGAAGAAATGAAGCGCAGTACTTTTACtcagtatttttttttttgtcaagaGACTTCCTAAAAGTATGCCAATTCATTAaaactatttgtttttaattgggCATAGTTGCAGACAAAAACCAAGGAATTCTACAACGATCTCATGGTTGGACTACATCAGgaatcaaaagaaaacaatattAAATGATAGCgttcttatttgtttttattgaaatttcgTAGTTTTAAATAACTTTAAGGCTTCGATAATGTTTGACACGTTAAGGCATGGGCATGGACATGTGAGCAGTGAATTGAGTCATGGATTCG
The sequence above is a segment of the Drosophila melanogaster chromosome 2L genome. Coding sequences within it:
- the CG3862 gene encoding uncharacterized protein, with amino-acid sequence MLKTRGIVLGISRSYTAKAKRGVLAQDKSKIKEYSPKTTDSHEHRVYVWGFQETGALGLQTNVKKAKERYTEMVHHPTRLQFSNNNEITDVAAGYGFTVYAVNRDDGETLFGSGLNTDSQLGFQVKGNPNDPANLDVIIYPTAIKLPRVQGETDEDMRVKSMSAGRAHLVVLTQNGTIFTLGNNSYGQCGRSIIEEERYSKSALIHRISQEDICGKEDEVVQVECGQDHSMFLTKKGRIYTCGWGADGQTGQGNYHTAGQITLIGGDVEKEKIVRLSCSSDCVLALNEAGDAFGWGNSEYGQLDDSELAETQINIPRALKLTKSIGKIKDVAAGGSFCMALNDQGLVYTWGFGILGFGPFVEQTSKPQHLLPPLFGRNDFSNETTVVSIGCGVFHMGAVNSDGDLFMWGKNRFGHLGLGHKKDQFFPFKAAINGKVTKVAYGVDHTIALCKPFF
- the dock gene encoding dreadlocks, isoform B; protein product: MLEHPQRFVRNIPDSSASSQQYPQQQQHPPQLPQHQNLNLNQNQNLNQNQIYQYRPQVPVPVPGSPAHHQRHSSLSQQQQLHHHRTLSTASSCSAQHKSVTFGQPALDCGGNGSGSANGSGSGNSSSGSAAGNAGTQSMAGNMKHGKSQDDVCYVVAKYDYAAQGAQELDLRKNERYLLLDDSKHWWRVQNSRNQSGYVPSNYVKKEKPSLFDSIKKKVKKGSGSKTLPNCSPSRQVESPTMSRRLPPDPAEAIGTAVVKYNYQAQQPDELSLTKGTRILILEKSNDGWWRGQSGNSVGWFPSNYTTEDCDNDGEIHTYAMAENVLDIVVALYSFTSNNDQELSFEKGDRLEIVDRPASDPDWYKARNNQGQVGLVPRNYLQELNDYLATPYRNASASAGNGNGGGSNGGAGGGGGNDSMERRNEGNKPAAQSSGQPIERPNLAGKSWYYGAITRSQCDTVLNGHGHDGDFLIRDSETNMGDYSVSLKAPGRNKHFRVHVEQNMYCIGQRKFHSLDQLVDHYQRAPIYTNKQGEKLYLVRSLPKANGT
- the dock gene encoding dreadlocks, isoform A → MAGNMKHGKSQDDVCYVVAKYDYAAQGAQELDLRKNERYLLLDDSKHWWRVQNSRNQSGYVPSNYVKKEKPSLFDSIKKKVKKGSGSKTLPNCSPSRQVESPTMSRRLPPDPAEAIGTAVVKYNYQAQQPDELSLTKGTRILILEKSNDGWWRGQSGNSVGWFPSNYTTEDCDNDGEIHTYAMAENVLDIVVALYSFTSNNDQELSFEKGDRLEIVDRPASDPDWYKARNNQGQVGLVPRNYLQELNDYLATPYRNASASAGNGNGGGSNGGAGGGGGNDSMERRNEGNKPAAQSSGQPIERPNLAGKSWYYGAITRSQCDTVLNGHGHDGDFLIRDSETNMGDYSVSLKAPGRNKHFRVHVEQNMYCIGQRKFHSLDQLVDHYQRAPIYTNKQGEKLYLVRSLPKANGT